AAATTTTTATTGTCCGACTCAGGATCAATTTGATTCATTACGTATTTCAAAACATGCAGAATAAAGAAAAATGCATTCTgcattttcaatgttaaatttatcatatacatgtatttgtaattaacacattCAAATTAAATTCTTTTATACTTTTTGCCGAGTTTCACAAGTTTGATCGATCAAAATATTACCTAAGGAATCTTCGATTTTCCTGGTTTTCGGTACTTTAGACGGTCATGTAAAACTGACACCGTAATCGAAGATAGGGATACAACTCTTTAAGTTTAATCATTGTTTTATTAAGTCAATCACAGAGGAAGATGAATTTTTTTTGCatgaatattgttaaaatcAGCATCAAAGTTGTCCGACTTTAGATCGTGTCAGACTAGAGTGTCAGACCcctaaataatgaaaaatgctTGTGCTTGCGAGGGACAAAATGGTTGTGTATGCTAATGATACAGCGATCGAAGAACGAGATTCTTCTATTGATTAGCGAGAAAAGAATTAATTAGCGAGGAGCGAAACGGTTGTGTTCTAGCGATCGAGGAACAAACGGTTGTTCATTAGCGAGAGTGAGGAACAATATGGTTGTATAGTTATAGCGAAGAACTAAATAGTCGTGTTAAATAGCGAGGGATAGAATGATTGTCTTAATTTGCGAAAAACAAAACGGTTGTGTCAACCCGCAAGGAGCGAAGTGGCTGTGTTATAGCGATCGAGAAACAAAGGGTTGTGTTTAGAAAGTGTGAGGAACGAAATAACCAAGTAATAAATGGATAGTGAGGAAAGAAATGGTTGTCAGTTAATTAGCGATGAAAGGAACGACTATGTTAATTAGCGAGGAACTATATAGCTGTGCTAATTAGCGAGGAACGATATAGCTGTGCTAATAAGCGAGGAGCGAAACGGTTGTGTTCCTTGTTTTATTGCGATCGAGGAACAAATggttgttgattgattgattgaatattgtttaacgtccctctcgagagtctttcactcatatgtagacgtcaccattgccggtgaagggctacaaaatttaggcctatgctcggcgcttacggcctttgagtagggagggatctttatcgtgccacacctgctgtgacacaggacctcggtttttgcggaccgccccatttagtcgtctcttacaagcaaggggtactgagggcctattctaacccggattcccacgggatcaAATGGTTGTGGCGGTTGTGTTAATGCTTAAACGAAATGACTGGCTGTGATAGAGAGAAAAGAAATGGTTGTGTTCATTAGCGAGGAAAGGAACGACTGTTAATTAGCGAGGAACGAACTGATCGCACTATAGAAACCGGGGAGGAATGAAATGGTTGTGCAAGCGATGAACGAAAAGTTAATCATATTCTGGAATGCAAGAATGGTGAAAGtataaattgatatcaaaagaaaaagaaaattcaaaggAATTTCTGAATTGATATCAATCACTTTCAGTTATCgaacaatttcatttttaaaaaatcttgaatAAGATTTCATGGGGTATGGTTTGTGTAGAATAATTTGTCAATGCAATCACCGATACCGAGTGCCAACATTCACAGTAATGCAGTCGTTGTAGATAAGGGACTGCCCATTTAAATCCCCCCAGTCTAACTGAAGAAGTGATAAATTGAACCCGAGCTTTTGACGACATAAAAAGGTCTAACTGAACAAAGGGCACAGTTAGGAACTGAATGTAGGTAAGTAAAGCTTTATCTATCttttgtttatttctaataaCTACGAGAAAATCTAAAATCAATTATGTTAAACGACCCAGTTGTAAAAAGTGTATGACAAACAGATACTAGTGTATGAATTCTAAAATCGGTAGATTTTTCTGGGCCTCGAATCGCATTAATTTGTTCAAAAACATTGTGTCCAATCCTGTTTTCttcattaaaaaacaaatagaAATAATCCTGGAGTAAGTAGATATATGTTTAAACTTCTACCCGTTTACAAGCCAAATCAGATTGTGATCCTTGATAAAATACAAGAACCCCGAAGGGTAGTCCTCTGTGATTGCTTTGATTATTTCTGATTGTTAGAGGAAAAGTGAAATTCAAAAGGTAAGTTGATAACACAGGAAgtgaaagttttgtttttatcaagaatAATATAAATAGTAATgcagatattatatatattgataactaagatattttcacatatatttCACTATTCAATGGAATaagacatatatatttataaagatatagTACTATTGAATTATTCATTGCACGAATTTTAATAATTCATTTCTCCCAAAGTGAAATCAATATGGTAGTATTAAGAAATAGGTTCGCCATTTACAATATTGCATCCACATTACAATAGCACGGATCAACAAGCTGCCTGTGTAGATTTGTTTGATCATGGTAATCGCCGTTGCACCTGGAAATGAAATTCTGAAATAATTGAGAAATTTAAGAGTCCACAGTGAattgattaaaataaatgaGCTGAGTTCGTATTTACTTAGATCCAAGTCTTTTAGAACGTAATGATAAGTGGAAAAGTCGTTTGTTGAAAAGGCAGCTTTACTGATTAAATCCAAAAGCTTATAAAGGCACAGTGaacaaaagatgattttctagAGAAAGAGCCCAGGCTTTAACACCCCGATAACAGAGCTATAATACACTAATACCGAAGAAAAAAACTCATTTGGAGAGAAACCAGATCGCCATGAAGGTTATGAATTTCGTTTATCTTAATGTAAGTCTGGCCTAAACATCATTTCCAATAAATgcttctttttaatttcctcgTTTCATATCAATATTGATACTCATTTTGGTGTTTCTTAAACCCACGAGTTCTTTTATTTCCAAaagatatttatttcttttccaGGCGTGTCTCTTGAACTAAATGTAGATCCATTTCAACATGCAGACGTGAATGTTGAGTCATGGCAGGTACTATTCCGTCCACTAGTGGACCTTATGTCCTCTCCAACCCCACTGACCAGCTACGCATCGGTATACCAAAGACACCTTCGAGGAACCGATATATAACCGTTGCCAAGACACATGTGCCAGTATTTAGTTACTCGGAAAAGCATAAACGCATTTTTTCACGTCTTCCTATAGAGAAAGAAGATTTCCCATCTCTTCCCCACAGAATGTCTACCATTCCAGAGGTGAAGAAATCTCAATTGAAGCCCAGTGGTCTAAGGAAACCGGGAGTTCTGCGCATGCATACATTTTCCGAATTCAGTTCAAAGGGAGAACACACGGACTTCAGTGGATTGCAAATAAGTAAACCATTAGAATTAAACGAGAGTTCTGATGGAGAATCTCCTAAACGATCAGGAAATGGGTCAAGAAAGCAGGAGTATTTCGTTTCTAAAATACAAATTCAGGAGAGGGAGCCCACGTTGTTGTCTCTGGACGGAATGTCTTCAAATTTGGCGTCCAGAGGCAAAGAGATTTTGAGTGTTGAAACGGCCGTGAAACAAGCCATTAAAAGGTACATGTGTACCATTGATAGACAGCCTAGAATACAATACAGACACAACAATAACTGTGGTAGTGAGCAGCACTGTGACAAAGAAATTGTACCCGCGAACGAGGTAGTGGTATCAAAACCTGATTCAAATACACATAAAAACGGATCGCGACATTCCTCTAAAAAGGAAAGTTCcaaaaacaataatcaataCGTTAAGTTCGTCAAACCTATTCTGTCAAAGATTATCGCCAATACGCCAGCTTGTATGTTTAAACTTTTTGGTCCCATTCTTCTGAGCGCCCCGCATGGGATCAAACTTTGGCGCGGTGGAACGGAGGGACGCAGACGACGTATTCACTATCGCGAGATCCACGTCACGGAAATCTTATTGAGGGTGgcaaatgaaataaatagaaTTGCTGGAATCCCGCCGAGTTTCATCATATGGGACAGACGGGTGGCAATGCCAGCGGATTTCAAGAATTTGGATCCGAACTACCTCACTGAAAAACAATTTCCACAATCGCCATTCCACGAGGCGTTGgaatatttcaaacaatttgGTCGGGATAACAAAATACCAATACTTCACATCGACATGCACGGAAAGAAAAATCGCAAGACAAATATGGATATTGATGTGGGCTTTAAGGCTATGGAAACTCATTGGAAAGACCAAAGTTTTGTAAGGTGGCTGAAATCTGAAACTGAATGCGCGTTCACGAACATGGTCAGTGACCCAAAGTACACCTATGAGAAAAATAATATGAGATTCACAGTCAATGTCAATCCTTCTCTCTGCGGGGACTGGGGAGGAGATTTGTACACTATGACCTGTCAATCCGTTGTCATGGGAACTCCTGCATTCCAACTAGAAATACCACGTGCTATTCGAAATCGGCTAGTAGTTGACGATGAACTAGTCACCAAACTCGCTCAAAGTATAGTTGACATATATTCTACTTGCCTGAACAACAATAGCTCTCTCCATATCAAGATACCAAAGAGAGAACAAGTATCATATTCAGAACTCATTGAAAAAACACTATGTGATCacctgaaaattgaaaaaaccATTCAGGAGAAACAGATTTGATTAATagaatacaaatatacaatggATGACCAAATTACTTAAGATGATACCTCAGGAAAAACACAAACCAAATAgtttataaatttaaaaaattcaatttaaatgtacattatatGTATTTGACAACTTTTTTATATGAAGGATACTTCAATTTTTCCTTGCTTGTGGTATACAAATGAAATCCCCCAAGATTAATCATAGTTGTGTCTTTATTTCACCATGTAAGTAATTTTGGGGATTGAACTGATTTCAATATCGTTTAAACAACATGTTTTCATTTTGGGTGTACCAACATTTAATCTCATTTCAATCCCTCTATTTGACGTATTAAGCACTACGGTTGGGATACAAAAGCCCATTAATGAAAGCTTTACAATACTGTAAAAGATATCcctcatttaaatatttttctttgtatATTTGAAACATTGCAATAATGTAAAAGATATCCctcattttaatatttctctttGTATATTCACTAAAACTGTGAAGAAGTTACACAGCATAACCACAATGGATACAATGTGTCATTCAATATTCTTCATAATCACTCCTCAAAACTATtccatcttttttaaaattgaaaaatactgcCAAATTATGTATACCTCTTTTTTGTCAATTGTGAggaaaaaaattaagagaaaattaaaactTGCAACCATGTAATGCCATTTAACTTCTTTCCAAGTCTtaaatgtatacaaatatatcatacaACACCCATTAAATTTTACAACCACTGAAAAATGTTACAGACAGTTTATTGCACTGAAAATTACCTTAATAACAAATACTTTAATAGAGGAAAAACTTTAATGTGTAGATTTATTTACCATGTACAATTTTACCAGGTAGGAAAAAACCTGTCTCAGACCATTacagtgttataaatgtacaaGTTAATGGACTGCTTCCTTAACAAAACCAAATATCTCACTATTATAATATTATTGCTACTTACTACAGAAAATGCTTTCTGCTGCAGTAGACCATGATGCAATGTAGTATAGGTATTTCTAATGCATTTAAATGCCTtcaaagttttgttttgtgtatgaaaaataaaggtTTAAAATTCCTTTGTAACATacattagataaaaaaaaacaacaactttgaTTACTGTGTAGTAATTTTGAAACTTAACTGGTATTTTCATAATACAGCCTAACTGAGTTTATAAGACTTTTCTAAAACCTGGGGTTTAATACACCaacagaaatgaatttttgtgattaacTGCATAACATAATATATCACCGAAACTTAGTATTAAAAATCAGATCACGTGACCTTTCTAAAATGTATAAAGTCACAGGAAACACATTCCAATAcacaataaatttcatatttcctGTCATGaatattgtaaaatacataGAGAAAAATACATGGCAAAATTTGTTTCCAACCCATATCGACCCTCAACAATATCAACCCTCAGGCCTACACCTTAACGTTGATAATAAAGTCTAGCATACCCCCATTTAGTTGCatccattttcaaaaaaatacacgatttacatgaatttcattGTGTTTAACAAGTACTAAATTGCAGTGTACTGTTCTTCCAACAAAGTTCCACGTACACCTGGAATTCCCTATTCATTATGGTTGACCTAGTTTACAAACTGTGACTTGATGATATctttgaaatttcatttcaatgcTTTGACTTTCACTGATAGTCGAGAATTGTACTACAATGTAATTAGTAACACCTTAGTGCACAGGAATTTAGTAGACACCTGTTCAGTAGACATTGCATTGgctttttatttacaaatacgaTGGTCATGCACCTATGCAATGGTCACAGTAGATCTATTCTTTTCATTgaggaaaaaaaaacacatttctTCATGCATTTGGATTGATATCTTACAAAATGTGTGAGGTGAGGATGACTTGCCAGAAGacatttctttttacatttccagagtttttatcttcattatcattatatgaaTGGAAATGATTGCTATTTCCTCATGAATCTGAACAATGTGCGCATGAATCTAGATGAATAATTAGTACAACAAAATATAGCATgactgcaatgcttcacgccCACATATTTCATGAAGCAGATTAACGATTCATAAAAAGTATGCCGatgtgaagcattgcagttcatatcctcatgtattttcaaaaagaaagtttatttctcatatttacattctactttcatttctgtcagaattcccagctgtAAAAATAGATGTACacatatactatatttatcaagattaaaaaatattgaagatataaatatcaaatgtagcATCTGTTAAAGagtttttcaaatgaatacCACGAATAATCCTTGACACATCCTCTTTGTGGTTATTCAGTTAGGATTTTCCTTTTTAAAGTAATGTAAAAATTGTTCAGCTCTTTCTGTGGACCAACCCTGGACCGATAAAGGCCCTTTGACTGCCTTTAGATAGTcctgtaaatatttgacgccaaTCTGTCTCTCATCCAGGTCTGAGGAAGGAAGAAGAGGGTGATTCTTTTTTAACTGAGAATACCAATAACACATCTCACCAGCATACATCATGGCCAGTAAATGTGTGTCACTGTATATACCTGAAGCAAAAATAGTCATATTTTATTATCTCTGTTCAGATATCAAGTGAAGTGCTAAATATAAATCAAAGGGAAAATGAGAACAATAAAACTTGCAGGTTAAATCTGTCATAAATATGAAGAGGTTGTTGTAAATCATTGAATACTGATTTAAACATTTACAGAccatatatcaaaatcaatttttaaacatatatcaagAGATTTCAAATACAAATGGAATATATGTTAAACAAATCCAagagaaaataaattaaaagtcaGAGGTTGAAGCCTGTAAGAGTTATATCCCTTTTGAACACAGTCAGCCAGAAGATATTCAAATGAATGTTATGCACAAAAAATCTATGTCCTTTAAAAGACTGAATGGTTGTAATTGATGTTATGCATGCTATGTAGTAATGACAGTtggtaatgatacatgtattgtcaagaatttgtttatcattattttgtaccAAGGTGATGATGTGAATAAATaattacataaagaaaacagTTAAAACTCTTTCAGGACTCAAATATATGGTATATAGATTGACAGTCCAACACCTTAATACATTGAGCTAATGAGACAAGTGAAGAATTTCAAAAGAACAAAGAAATACTGTTTTGAGTCTATTTAAGTATCAATAGTGTACCATATACTTCTGTTAGAATATGAAGCCATATTGGTCCTACTGTTCAgctattgtgatttttattcaatttttttcaatgaaaacttTTGACCGCATATTGTGGCACCAAACATAGCCCCAAAGGGTCATGACACAACAATGAtacaaggtcacaagatcaaaatccaaggtcaaggttacaaggtcaaaaCATTTGGTACCAAAgcaaaggtcttgtcacaaggaatgcatacaTGAAATAGAAAAGATGTATCACTTGATCACCATTTAAAGTTATgagcaatgttaaagttttgaaattgggTCAAACctaaaggtcaaagtcataaggtcaaacatcatgtcatcaaatgaaatttcttgccataaagaatctttAAAATTAGGAAAGCCATACCTAAGATAGTTCAGAAGATATTACCTAAATTAGGTTTccttaaaagtagatcaaactccaaggacAATGTCACACAGATAAAAACTATGGAACCGAAAGAAAGATTTttctgtcacaaggaatgcacatatgaaatgtgaaagccctatcactcaccattcaaaagttatgagcaagatTCAAGTTTCAGATGGACAAACAGGACAAGAACAATATGctccccccccaccaccaccacagaCTTTAGTAACAGGAGCATATAAAAAACCTCAGGAATGTTTGCAATTTTACATGATTTAGTATAGTCCTGccatcttgaaaaaaaaaaatgttttaatttattttctgtatattcccatataaaacttaaaGCTATGAGgaatcatggccctgctgttattcaaaagattttttaaagattttttctatatattcctaagtgaaactttgaccccctatcaTGGCCCAACCCTACCCTTAAGGACCACAATTTAGACAAACTTTAATCTGAACTACCTGGGTTTGCTTGCACattaatatgaatattcattattattaaagatttttcctaataaatattgcattgtaaaactttgatcccctactgtggccccaccctacccccgggggaggggggcacaatttgaacaaacttgaaactgcatTACTtggagatgcttgcatatcaatatgactcaCATgatggccctgttgttcttgagaagatttttaaagatttttcctatatatccaTTTTTGAtcccccctattgtggcctcaccctattcccgggaaccatgatttaaacaaactggaatctacactatgtaaggaagctttcatgtaaatttcaattttctggcccagtgtttcttaagaagatttttaaatgacccacactatttttgccttttcttgatttctCGCCTGCAGAGAGAGCATGACCCtccatttgaataaacttgaatcccctttacccaaggatgatttgttccaattttgattgaaaatggcccatagttcttaagaagaagattttttaaaaatgccacaatttttttttttactaattactaattcttaattatttccACTTAAAAAATGGTGTGGTAGTTCATTTGAACATGCTTGAATCCTCTTTAACCAAGCATGCGTTTtggcaagtttggctgaaattagccctgtggttctggagaagttaaaaaatgtgaaaagtttacagatggacggacaccGGGCTAAAAATGATCAGAAATTCAGCTTAGGAAAACTTGTGATGTAGATGTGTTATTCTTCCTTAAAGCTATGCCTATATGTCAAATTTCAGTTAATAACATTGAGTACTCTATATACCCAGACTaagtgttattcctccttaagttAAAGGTATACCTATATGTCAAATTTCAGTTAATAACATTGAGTACTCTATATACCCAGACTaagtgttattcctccttactGGTACATATGTAgtaactagaactgtcctaatgggactaatacccacTGCAGGGCACAATGAATGGTGGGAAATAGTGAATTTGTGCTCATTGAAGAGCGAACACATCCTTTTGAAATGAGGAGGAACTTTGTTTTCTTGAGAGCAATTAATATAAATGCAAGTCTATATATTCTGCAGTAACGTGTTACTCCGAGTGTTTATGGTATGCTTAATGTAACTTCATGGATAACTATTCAACATAAGTGAGCCAATGAATGACACATCTTGtcattaaggtagtactctacatcgtcataatggctgacttcctttaaaaacatggatgaaaaaatcgatatcagcaatatttgacaattccttttccatttaaatacctagccgagtagctcagtaggttagaataccgactgctgaactgtaggttgcaggttcgagtccagcaggggttttaaattttttcagattaccttctactaaaactgtattttttgacaaaataaagtaaatttgaaaattttcaacttcaaaatattgttgtacatatcttccacttttcatctacatcaaatttctctggcgtagcatacctccttaacaaaATCACATCCAGAtgggcagacagac
This genomic window from Ostrea edulis chromosome 4, xbOstEdul1.1, whole genome shotgun sequence contains:
- the LOC125668437 gene encoding uncharacterized protein LOC125668437, with protein sequence MAGTIPSTSGPYVLSNPTDQLRIGIPKTPSRNRYITVAKTHVPVFSYSEKHKRIFSRLPIEKEDFPSLPHRMSTIPEVKKSQLKPSGLRKPGVLRMHTFSEFSSKGEHTDFSGLQISKPLELNESSDGESPKRSGNGSRKQEYFVSKIQIQEREPTLLSLDGMSSNLASRGKEILSVETAVKQAIKRYMCTIDRQPRIQYRHNNNCGSEQHCDKEIVPANEVVVSKPDSNTHKNGSRHSSKKESSKNNNQYVKFVKPILSKIIANTPACMFKLFGPILLSAPHGIKLWRGGTEGRRRRIHYREIHVTEILLRVANEINRIAGIPPSFIIWDRRVAMPADFKNLDPNYLTEKQFPQSPFHEALEYFKQFGRDNKIPILHIDMHGKKNRKTNMDIDVGFKAMETHWKDQSFVRWLKSETECAFTNMVSDPKYTYEKNNMRFTVNVNPSLCGDWGGDLYTMTCQSVVMGTPAFQLEIPRAIRNRLVVDDELVTKLAQSIVDIYSTCLNNNSSLHIKIPKREQVSYSELIEKTLCDHLKIEKTIQEKQI